The following coding sequences are from one Saccopteryx bilineata isolate mSacBil1 chromosome 3, mSacBil1_pri_phased_curated, whole genome shotgun sequence window:
- the GPT gene encoding alanine aminotransferase 1: MALRAGDHSQAAMSGLKEKVLTLDTMNPCVKRVEYAVRGPIVLRALELEQELRQGVKKPFTEVIRANIGDAHAMGQKPITFLRQVLALCVHPDLLKSPDFPEDAKRRAERILQACGGHSLGAYSNSAGIQLVREDVARYIQRRDGGIPADPNNIFLSTGASDAIVTVLKLLVSGEGRTRTGVLIPIPQYPLYSAALAELNAVQVDYYLDEEHAWALNVAELRRTLLQARGHCHPRALCIINPGNPTGQVQTRECIEAVIRFAFEERLFLMADEVYQDNVYAEGSQFYSFKRVLMEMGPPYATQQELASFHSISKGYMGECGLRGGYVEVVNMDPAVQQQMQKLMTVRLCPPLPGQVLLDLVVSPPAPSEPSYSQFQAERQAVLAELAAKAKLTEQVFNEASGIRCNPVQGAMYSFPRIQLPPRAVQRAQELGVAPDMFFCMRLLEETGICVVPGSGFGQREGTYHFRMTILPPMEKLRPLLEKLSQFHTKFTREYS; this comes from the exons ATGGCCTTGAGGGCAGGTGACCACAGCCAGGCTGCAATGAGCGGGCTGAAGGAAAAGGTGCTCACTCTGGACACCATGAACCCTTGCGTTAAGAGAGTGGAGTATGCGGTTCGTGGCCCCATTGTGCTACgtgccctggagctggagcaggagCTGCGCCAG GGTGTAAAGAAGCCCTTCACTGAGGTCATCCGCGCCAACATTGGGGACGCACACGCCATGGGGCAGAAGCCTATCACTTTCCTGCGCCAG GTCCTGGCCCTCTGCGTCCACCCGGATCTCCTGAAAAGCCCTGACTTCCCCGAAGATGCCAAGAGAAGGGCAGAGCGCATCCTGCAGGCCTGTGGGGGCCACAGCCTTG GGGCTTACAGTAACAGCGCCGGCATCCAGCTGGTCCGCGAGGATGTGGCGCGGTACATCCAGCGGCGCGACGGAGGCATACCTGCAGACCCCAACAACATCTTCCTGTCTACGGGGGCCAGTGACGCCATCGTG ACGGTGCTGAAGTTGCTGGTGTCTGGCGAGGGTCGGACGCGCACGGGCGTCCTCATCCCCATCCCTCAGTACCCTCTCTACTCGGCCGCCTTGGCCGAGCTCAACGCGGTGCAGGTGGACTACTACCTGGACGAGGAGCACGCCTGGGCGCTGAACGTGGCGGAACTCCGGCGCACGCTGCTCCAGGCCCGTGGCCACTGCCACCCCCGCGCGCTCTGCATTATCAACCCGGGCAACCCCACCG GGCAGGTGCAGACCCGCGAGTGCATCGAAGCCGTGATCCGCTTCGCCTTCGAGGAGCGGCTCTTTCTGATGGCTGATGAG GTGTACCAGGACAACGTGTACGCCGAAGGCTCTCAGTTCTACTCGTTCAAGAGGGTTCTCATGGAGATGGGGCCGCCGTACGCGACGCAGCAGGAGCTCGCCTCCTTCCACTCGATCTCCAAGGGTTACATGGGCGA GTGCGGGCTCCGCGGCGGCTACGTGGAGGTGGTGAACATGGACCCCGCGGTGCAGCAGCAGATGCAGAAGCTGATGACCGTGCGTCTGTGCCCGCCCCTGCCGGGCCAGGTCCTACTCGACCTGGTGGTCAGCCCGCCCGCGCCCTCGGAACCTTCCTACTCGCAGTTCCAGGCG GAGAGGCAGGCGGTGCTGGCCGAGCTCGCGGCCAAGGCCAAGCTCACCGAGCAGGTCTTCAACGAGGCTTCTGGTATCCGCTGCAACCCGGTGCAGGGCGCCATGTACTCCTTCCCGCGCATACAGCTGCCTCCACGCGCGGTTCAGCGCGCTCAG GAGCTGGGCGTGGCTCCGGACATGTTCTTCTGCATGAGATTGCTGGAGGAGACCGGGATTTGTGTGGTGCCGGGCAGCGGCTTCGGACAGCGGGAAGGCACCTATCACTTCCG GATGACCATCCTGCCCCCCATGGAGAAGCTGCGGCCCCTTTTGGAAAAGCTGAGCCAGTTCCACACCAAGTTCACCCGCGAGTACTCCTGA